The Streptomyces sp. NBC_01275 genome has a segment encoding these proteins:
- a CDS encoding FdhF/YdeP family oxidoreductase, with protein MATKPPKVDPVQDAPQVAEPKRAAAGLPAVGHSLRIAQQQMGVRRTALTLLRVNQKDGFDCPGCAWPEPDHRHAAEFCENGAKAVAEEATLRRVTPEFFAAHPVADLAGRSGYWLGQQGRLTHPMYLPEGGERYEPVTWERAFDIIGEETAALASPDEAVFYTSGRTSNEAAFLYQLFARELGTNNLPDCSNMCHESSGSALSETIGIGKGSVLLEDLYQADLIIVAGQNPGTNHPRMLSALEKAKAGGAKIISVNPLPEAGLERFKNPQTPQGMLKGASLTDLFLQIRIGGDQALFRLLNKLILETDGALDEDFIGEHTHGFEEFAETARAADWDETLTATGLTRAEIEETLRMVLASERTIVCWAMGLTQHKHSVPTIREVVNLLLLRGNIGRPGAGVCPVRGHSNVQGDRTMGIFERPAPAFLDALEKEFGFAPPREHGFDVVRAIRALRDGEAKLFFAMGGNFVSASPDTDVTEAAMRRARLTVHVSTKLNRSHVVTGARALILPTLGRTERDLQGGGEQFVTVEDSMGMVHASRGRLAPASAHLLSEPAIVCRLARRVLGEDSKVPWEEFEKDYATIRDRIARVIPGFEDFNARVAHPGGFTLPHAPRDERRFPTATGKANFTAAPVEYPKLPEGRLLLQTLRSHDQYNTTIYGLDDRYRGIKNGRRVVLVNAEDARAFNLAEGSYVDLVSEWRDGVERRAPGFRVVLYPTPRGCAAAYYPETNVLVPLDATADTSNTPASKSVVVRLEQSSTD; from the coding sequence ATGGCAACGAAGCCGCCCAAGGTTGATCCGGTCCAGGACGCCCCCCAGGTCGCCGAGCCGAAGCGCGCCGCGGCGGGGCTGCCGGCCGTCGGGCACTCCCTGCGGATCGCCCAACAGCAGATGGGCGTCAGGCGCACCGCGCTGACCCTGCTGCGCGTCAACCAGAAGGACGGCTTCGACTGCCCGGGCTGCGCCTGGCCCGAGCCCGACCACCGGCACGCGGCCGAGTTCTGCGAGAACGGCGCGAAGGCGGTCGCCGAGGAGGCGACGCTGCGCCGGGTCACCCCGGAGTTCTTCGCCGCGCACCCCGTCGCCGACCTCGCCGGCCGCAGCGGCTACTGGCTCGGCCAGCAGGGGCGGCTCACGCACCCCATGTACCTCCCCGAAGGGGGAGAGCGCTACGAGCCGGTCACCTGGGAGCGCGCCTTCGACATCATCGGCGAGGAGACCGCCGCCCTCGCCTCCCCCGACGAGGCCGTCTTCTACACCTCGGGCCGCACGAGCAACGAGGCCGCGTTCCTCTACCAGCTCTTCGCCCGCGAGCTCGGCACGAACAACCTGCCGGACTGCTCCAACATGTGCCACGAGTCGTCCGGCTCGGCCCTGTCGGAGACCATCGGCATCGGCAAGGGCAGCGTCCTGCTGGAGGACCTCTACCAGGCCGACCTGATCATCGTCGCCGGACAGAACCCGGGCACCAACCACCCCCGCATGCTCTCCGCCCTGGAGAAGGCCAAGGCCGGCGGCGCGAAGATCATCAGCGTCAACCCGCTGCCCGAGGCCGGCCTGGAGCGCTTCAAGAACCCGCAGACCCCGCAGGGCATGCTCAAGGGCGCCTCCCTCACCGACCTGTTCCTGCAGATCCGCATCGGCGGCGACCAGGCCCTCTTCCGCCTCCTCAACAAGCTGATCCTGGAGACCGACGGCGCCCTCGACGAGGACTTCATCGGCGAACACACCCACGGCTTCGAGGAGTTCGCCGAGACCGCCCGCGCCGCCGACTGGGACGAGACGCTCACCGCGACCGGCCTCACGCGCGCGGAGATCGAGGAGACCCTGCGCATGGTGCTCGCCTCCGAGCGCACCATCGTGTGCTGGGCGATGGGCCTGACCCAGCACAAGCACTCCGTGCCGACCATCCGCGAAGTGGTCAACCTCCTGCTGCTGCGCGGCAACATCGGCCGTCCGGGCGCCGGCGTGTGCCCGGTGCGCGGCCACTCCAACGTGCAGGGCGACCGCACCATGGGCATCTTCGAGCGCCCCGCCCCGGCCTTCCTGGACGCCCTGGAGAAGGAGTTCGGCTTCGCGCCCCCGCGCGAGCACGGCTTCGACGTCGTACGGGCCATCCGCGCGCTGCGCGACGGCGAGGCGAAGCTCTTCTTCGCCATGGGCGGCAACTTCGTCTCCGCCTCCCCCGACACCGACGTCACCGAGGCCGCCATGCGCCGCGCCCGCCTCACCGTGCACGTCTCGACGAAGCTCAACCGCTCCCACGTCGTCACCGGCGCCCGCGCCCTCATCCTGCCCACCCTCGGCCGCACCGAGCGCGACCTGCAGGGCGGTGGCGAGCAGTTCGTGACCGTCGAGGACTCCATGGGCATGGTGCACGCCTCGCGCGGCCGCCTGGCCCCCGCGAGCGCCCACCTGCTGTCCGAGCCGGCCATCGTCTGCCGCCTCGCCCGCCGCGTCCTCGGCGAGGACAGCAAGGTGCCGTGGGAGGAGTTCGAGAAGGACTACGCCACGATCCGCGACCGCATCGCGCGCGTGATCCCCGGCTTCGAGGACTTCAACGCGCGCGTCGCCCACCCTGGAGGCTTCACCCTCCCGCACGCCCCGCGCGACGAGCGCCGCTTCCCCACGGCCACCGGCAAGGCCAACTTCACCGCCGCGCCGGTCGAGTACCCGAAGCTGCCCGAGGGCCGCCTGCTGCTGCAGACGCTGCGCTCGCACGACCAGTACAACACCACGATCTACGGCCTCGACGACCGCTACCGGGGCATAAAGAACGGCCGCCGGGTCGTCCTGGTCAACGCCGAGGACGCGCGCGCGTTCAACCTCGCCGAGGGGTCGTACGTGGACCTGGTGAGCGAGTGGCGGGACGGCGTGGAGCGCCGGGCCCCCGGCTTCCGGGTCGTGCTGTACCCGACCCCACGGGGCTGCGCGGCCGCGTACTACCCGGAGACCAACGTCCTGGTCCCGCTGGACGCCACCGCCGACACCAGCAACACCCCGGCCAGCAAGTCCGTGGTGGTCCGTCTGGAACAATCGTCGACCGACTGA
- a CDS encoding branched-chain amino acid ABC transporter permease: MTTQTTTPETPGTTASAPAGLIGIPPHIGRALATGGALLTIVSTFLAWTWTSAFPGDLTVYGYPGGLQVLVLIGGALTALFALASYGIKGLRWLVPAGADGAIKFAALATFATSWYTVIAISSDLGGVVNLEPGGYLVALGSLAALLGALALPFEHPEPDPIDPDDTPWEHRKHAAAHRWETVKAAFGSGTARPVGKLPAYAEILIIVAVLALGLTVFTYGIGTEYDELFIGFLITAGFGFAAVTKSGLVAQASQITARHQNITICGAFVTAALFPFTQTDDQYATVGVYILIFATVALGLNIVVGLAGLLDLGYVAFLGVGAYAAAMVSGSPSSPFDVHFPFWAAALVGAGASLVFGVLIGAPTLRLRGDYLAIVTLGFGEIFRITANNLDGTSGPDITNGSNGISSIPNLNILGFDFGAVHDIAGYNIGRFANYFFLMLIITAVVVTVFRRSGDSRIGRAWVAIREDETAALAMGINGFRVKLIAFAVGASLAGLAGTVQAHVTYTVTPEQYVFAGPIPPNSAFLLAAVVLGGMGTIGGPLIGASLLFLIPNKLQFLGDYQLFAFGVALILLMRFRPEGLIPNKRRQLEFHEDAEAPTVLTKAGA; this comes from the coding sequence ATGACCACACAGACCACCACACCCGAGACCCCGGGCACGACCGCCTCCGCCCCGGCCGGCCTCATCGGCATACCGCCGCACATCGGCCGCGCCCTCGCCACCGGCGGCGCCCTCCTCACCATCGTCTCCACCTTCCTCGCCTGGACCTGGACCTCCGCCTTCCCCGGCGACCTCACCGTCTACGGCTACCCCGGCGGCCTCCAGGTCCTCGTCCTCATCGGCGGCGCCCTCACCGCCCTCTTCGCCCTCGCCTCCTACGGCATCAAGGGCCTGCGCTGGCTCGTCCCGGCCGGCGCCGACGGCGCCATCAAGTTCGCCGCCCTCGCCACCTTCGCCACCAGCTGGTACACGGTCATCGCCATCAGCTCCGACCTCGGCGGCGTCGTCAACCTCGAACCCGGCGGCTACCTCGTCGCCCTCGGCAGCCTCGCCGCCCTCCTCGGCGCCCTCGCCCTGCCCTTCGAACACCCCGAGCCCGACCCGATCGACCCCGACGACACCCCCTGGGAACACCGCAAGCACGCGGCCGCCCACCGCTGGGAAACCGTCAAGGCCGCCTTCGGCTCCGGCACGGCCCGCCCCGTCGGCAAGCTCCCCGCCTACGCCGAGATCCTCATCATCGTCGCCGTCCTCGCCCTCGGCCTCACCGTCTTCACCTACGGCATCGGCACCGAGTACGACGAACTCTTCATCGGCTTCCTCATCACCGCCGGCTTCGGCTTCGCCGCCGTCACCAAGTCCGGCCTCGTCGCCCAGGCCAGCCAGATCACGGCCCGACACCAGAACATCACCATCTGCGGCGCCTTCGTCACCGCCGCCCTCTTCCCCTTCACCCAGACCGACGACCAGTACGCGACCGTCGGCGTCTACATCCTCATCTTCGCCACCGTCGCCCTCGGCCTGAACATCGTCGTCGGCCTCGCCGGCCTCCTCGACCTCGGCTACGTCGCCTTCCTCGGCGTCGGCGCCTACGCCGCGGCCATGGTCTCCGGCTCCCCCAGCTCCCCCTTCGACGTGCACTTCCCGTTCTGGGCCGCCGCACTCGTCGGCGCCGGCGCATCCCTCGTCTTCGGCGTCCTCATCGGCGCCCCGACCCTGCGACTGCGCGGCGACTACCTCGCCATCGTCACCCTCGGCTTCGGAGAGATCTTCCGAATCACCGCCAACAACCTCGACGGCACCTCCGGCCCCGACATCACCAACGGCTCCAACGGCATCTCCTCCATCCCGAACCTCAACATCCTCGGGTTCGACTTCGGCGCCGTGCACGACATCGCCGGCTACAACATCGGCCGCTTCGCCAACTACTTCTTCCTGATGCTGATCATCACCGCCGTCGTCGTGACCGTGTTCCGACGCAGCGGCGACTCCCGCATCGGCCGCGCCTGGGTCGCCATCCGCGAGGACGAGACCGCCGCCCTCGCCATGGGCATCAACGGCTTCCGCGTCAAACTCATCGCCTTCGCCGTCGGCGCCTCCCTCGCCGGCCTCGCCGGCACCGTCCAGGCCCACGTCACCTACACCGTGACCCCCGAGCAGTACGTCTTCGCCGGCCCCATCCCCCCCAACTCCGCCTTCCTCCTCGCCGCAGTCGTCCTCGGCGGCATGGGCACCATCGGCGGCCCCCTCATCGGCGCCTCACTGCTCTTCCTCATCCCCAACAAGCTCCAGTTCCTCGGCGACTACCAGCTCTTCGCCTTCGGCGTCGCACTCATCCTGCTGATGCGCTTCCGCCCCGAGGGACTCATCCCCAACAAGCGCCGCCAGCTCGAGTTCCACGAGGACGCGGAAGCACCCACCGTCCTCACGAAGGCAGGGGCCTGA
- a CDS encoding branched-chain amino acid ABC transporter substrate-binding protein → MRQRSLIAITAALSAGALTLTACGSRDSNDKGSDSGGTTVTIGVDAPLTGDLSALGLGIKNSVDLAAKTANKQKYVDGVTFKIVAKDDQAQPSAGQQNATALVADKTVLGVVGPLNSSVAESMQKVFDDAKLVEVSPANTNPALTQGPDWATAKKRVYSSYFRTATTDAIQGPFAAQYVYNDAKKKKVFVIDDKKTYGAGLAATFTAEFKKLGGTIAGTQHINPDSKDFSAVATQVKNSGADVVYYGGEYPQAGPLSKQIKAAGAKIPLVGGDGIYAEDFIKLAGTDAAGDLATSVGAPVEELASAKEFVANYKAAGYKEEYAAYGGYSYDSAWSIIEAVKKVVDDNGGKLPDDARAKVTAAVQNVSFDGVTGKVSFDEYGDATNKQLTVYAVENGAWKAVKSGTYTG, encoded by the coding sequence GTGCGTCAACGTTCGCTCATCGCCATCACCGCCGCACTGTCCGCGGGAGCACTCACCCTCACCGCGTGCGGCTCGCGCGACAGCAACGACAAGGGCTCCGACAGCGGCGGCACCACCGTCACCATCGGCGTCGACGCCCCGCTCACCGGCGACCTGTCCGCGCTGGGCCTCGGCATCAAGAACTCCGTCGACCTCGCCGCCAAAACGGCCAACAAGCAGAAGTACGTCGACGGCGTCACCTTCAAGATCGTCGCCAAGGACGACCAGGCACAGCCCTCCGCGGGCCAGCAGAACGCCACCGCCCTGGTCGCCGACAAGACCGTCCTCGGCGTCGTCGGCCCGCTGAACTCCTCCGTCGCCGAATCGATGCAGAAGGTCTTCGACGACGCCAAGCTGGTCGAGGTCTCCCCGGCCAACACCAACCCGGCGCTCACCCAGGGCCCCGACTGGGCCACCGCCAAGAAGCGCGTCTACTCGTCGTACTTCCGCACCGCGACCACGGACGCCATCCAGGGCCCGTTCGCCGCCCAGTACGTCTACAACGACGCCAAGAAGAAGAAGGTCTTCGTCATCGACGACAAGAAGACCTACGGCGCCGGTCTGGCCGCCACCTTCACCGCGGAGTTCAAGAAGCTCGGCGGCACCATCGCCGGCACCCAGCACATCAACCCGGACAGCAAGGACTTCTCCGCCGTCGCCACCCAGGTGAAGAACTCCGGCGCCGACGTCGTCTACTACGGCGGCGAGTACCCCCAGGCCGGCCCGCTCAGCAAGCAGATCAAGGCCGCAGGCGCCAAGATCCCGCTCGTCGGCGGCGACGGCATCTACGCCGAGGACTTCATCAAGCTCGCCGGCACCGACGCCGCCGGCGACCTCGCCACCTCCGTCGGCGCCCCCGTCGAGGAGCTCGCCTCCGCCAAGGAGTTCGTCGCCAACTACAAGGCGGCCGGCTACAAGGAGGAGTACGCGGCCTACGGCGGCTACTCCTACGACTCCGCCTGGTCCATCATCGAGGCCGTCAAGAAGGTCGTCGACGACAACGGCGGCAAGCTGCCCGACGACGCCCGCGCCAAGGTCACCGCGGCCGTCCAGAACGTCTCCTTCGACGGCGTGACCGGCAAGGTCTCCTTCGACGAGTACGGCGACGCCACCAACAAGCAGCTCACCGTCTACGCCGTCGAGAACGGTGCCTGGAAGGCCGTCAAGTCCGGCACCTACACCGGCTGA
- a CDS encoding transcriptional regulator encodes MYDVSTRKRALALVAQGRSLNSVSKELGVSRFAIRSWQVRIEPLRRTGRPRPRCQESPEPPEAPEAYAYFLGLYLGDGCISTHRREVYFMRIVLDNAWPGVIDECEAAMRSVRPDNSVCRVKKQGCVAVTGSSKHWPCLFPQHGPGKKHERRIVLEPWQQAIVDAHPWKFVRGLIHSDGCRITNWTEKTVDGERKRYEYPRYFFTNVSDDIRLLYTATLDKLGIEWTQSARNGNAFNISVAKKASVALMDTHVGPKY; translated from the coding sequence ATGTACGACGTCAGCACACGCAAGCGAGCACTCGCGCTGGTTGCCCAGGGGCGCAGCCTGAATTCCGTAAGCAAGGAACTCGGTGTCTCCCGGTTCGCGATCCGTTCCTGGCAAGTACGCATCGAACCGCTCCGCCGCACCGGGCGGCCGCGCCCTCGCTGCCAGGAATCACCTGAACCACCTGAGGCGCCCGAGGCATACGCCTACTTCCTGGGCCTCTATTTGGGTGATGGCTGTATCAGCACCCACCGGCGCGAGGTCTACTTCATGCGCATCGTCCTGGACAACGCCTGGCCCGGAGTGATCGACGAGTGCGAAGCCGCAATGCGCTCCGTGCGCCCGGACAACAGTGTGTGCCGGGTCAAGAAGCAGGGGTGCGTCGCCGTCACGGGGTCCAGCAAGCACTGGCCCTGCCTCTTCCCCCAACACGGCCCCGGCAAAAAGCACGAACGCCGCATCGTACTGGAGCCCTGGCAACAGGCCATCGTCGACGCGCACCCCTGGAAGTTCGTCCGTGGCCTGATCCATTCGGACGGCTGTCGGATCACCAACTGGACCGAGAAGACCGTCGACGGTGAGCGCAAGCGCTATGAATACCCGCGCTACTTCTTCACCAACGTCTCCGACGACATTCGCCTGCTCTACACCGCCACTCTCGACAAGCTGGGCATCGAGTGGACGCAGTCTGCCCGCAACGGAAACGCGTTCAATATCTCCGTCGCCAAGAAGGCCTCCGTAGCTCTCATGGACACCCACGTAGGCCCCAAGTACTGA
- a CDS encoding hotdog fold thioesterase — protein MGEQQYVKFPQEVIDEYAALGVDLPALFSAGHLGTRMGVQILEASADRVVGTMPVEGNTQPYGLLHGGASAVLAETIGSVGAMLHGGSSKIAVGVDLNCTHHRGVRSGLVTGVATPVHRGRSTATYEIVISDEAGRRVCSARLTCLLRDVTAGDAAPARAAD, from the coding sequence ATGGGCGAGCAGCAGTACGTGAAGTTCCCGCAAGAGGTCATCGACGAGTACGCGGCGCTCGGCGTCGACCTGCCCGCCCTGTTCTCCGCCGGGCACCTGGGCACCCGTATGGGCGTGCAGATCCTCGAAGCCTCGGCGGACCGGGTCGTCGGCACGATGCCGGTCGAGGGCAACACCCAGCCCTACGGACTGCTGCACGGCGGCGCCTCCGCGGTGCTGGCCGAGACGATCGGCTCGGTCGGCGCGATGCTGCACGGCGGCAGCTCCAAGATCGCCGTCGGCGTCGACCTCAACTGCACCCATCACCGCGGGGTCCGCTCCGGCCTGGTCACCGGCGTGGCCACACCCGTGCACCGGGGACGCTCCACGGCGACGTACGAGATCGTGATCAGCGACGAGGCGGGGCGGCGGGTGTGCAGTGCGCGGCTGACCTGTCTGCTGCGGGACGTGACGGCCGGCGACGCGGCGCCCGCGCGCGCGGCGGACTGA
- a CDS encoding ANTAR domain-containing response regulator, with amino-acid sequence MTAPESPQPVDAPDDDKSHVPPLTTRVVIAEDEALIRLDLKEMLEEEGYSVVGEAGDGEQAVELAREHKPDLVILDVKMPKLDGISAAEKIAEERIAPVLMLTAFSQRDLVERARDAGAMAYLVKPFSKSDVVPAIEMAVSRFTELRELENEVADLTLRLETRKLVDRAKSILQTEYGLTEPAAFRWIQKTSMDRRMSMQQVAEAVIADAEEKKASKG; translated from the coding sequence GTGACCGCCCCCGAGTCGCCCCAGCCCGTAGACGCGCCCGACGACGACAAGTCGCACGTGCCTCCGCTGACGACCCGTGTCGTCATCGCCGAGGACGAGGCCCTGATCCGCCTCGATCTCAAAGAGATGCTGGAGGAGGAGGGCTACAGCGTCGTCGGCGAGGCCGGTGACGGTGAGCAGGCCGTCGAGCTCGCCCGTGAGCACAAGCCGGACCTCGTCATCCTCGATGTGAAGATGCCCAAGCTGGACGGCATCTCGGCGGCCGAGAAGATCGCGGAGGAGCGCATCGCCCCCGTGCTGATGCTGACCGCCTTCTCGCAGCGCGATCTCGTCGAGCGGGCGCGGGACGCCGGTGCGATGGCGTACCTCGTGAAGCCGTTCAGCAAGAGTGACGTCGTTCCGGCGATCGAGATGGCCGTCTCCCGGTTCACCGAGCTGAGGGAGCTGGAGAACGAGGTCGCCGATCTCACGCTGCGGCTGGAGACGCGCAAGCTGGTGGACCGGGCGAAGTCGATCCTTCAGACGGAGTACGGGCTGACGGAGCCGGCTGCGTTCCGGTGGATCCAGAAGACGTCGATGGACCGGCGGATGTCGATGCAGCAGGTCGCCGAGGCGGTCATCGCGGACGCCGAGGAGAAGAAGGCGTCCAAGGGCTGA
- a CDS encoding ABC transporter ATP-binding protein: MTTDTTTKDTAPGSPAIGETVLDARGVTMRFGGLTAVRNVDLTVNSGEIVGLIGPNGAGKTTFFNCLTGLYIPTEGEVRFKGNILPPKSFKVTAAGIARTFQNIRLFANMTVLENVLVGRHTRTKEGFWSAILRLPAFHRAEAASRERAMELLDFVGLADKAEHLARNLPYGEQRKLEIARALASEPGLLLLDEPTAGMNPQETRATEELVFAIRDQGIAVLVIEHDMRFIFNLCDRVAVLVQGEKLVEGDSATVQGDERVVAAYLGEPFENAPGDEEIAEVEAAEANADTTTDAAPAKENDR, from the coding sequence ATGACGACCGACACCACCACCAAGGACACCGCCCCCGGCTCCCCCGCCATCGGCGAGACCGTCCTCGACGCCCGCGGCGTCACCATGCGCTTCGGCGGCCTCACCGCCGTCCGCAACGTCGACCTCACCGTCAACAGCGGCGAGATCGTCGGCCTCATCGGACCCAACGGCGCCGGCAAGACCACCTTCTTCAACTGCCTCACCGGCCTCTACATCCCCACCGAAGGCGAAGTCCGCTTCAAGGGCAACATCCTGCCCCCCAAGTCCTTCAAGGTCACCGCCGCCGGCATCGCCCGCACCTTCCAGAACATCCGCCTCTTCGCCAACATGACGGTCCTCGAGAACGTCCTCGTCGGCCGCCACACCCGCACCAAAGAAGGCTTCTGGTCGGCCATCCTGCGCCTCCCCGCCTTCCACAGGGCCGAAGCCGCCTCCCGCGAACGCGCCATGGAACTCCTCGACTTCGTCGGCCTCGCCGACAAGGCCGAACACCTCGCCCGCAACCTCCCCTACGGCGAACAGCGCAAGCTCGAGATCGCCCGAGCACTGGCGAGCGAGCCGGGCCTGCTCCTCCTCGACGAACCGACAGCCGGCATGAACCCCCAGGAGACGCGCGCGACGGAGGAGTTGGTCTTCGCCATCCGCGACCAGGGCATCGCCGTCCTCGTCATCGAGCACGACATGCGCTTCATCTTCAACCTCTGCGACCGCGTCGCCGTCCTCGTCCAGGGCGAGAAGCTCGTCGAAGGCGACAGCGCCACCGTCCAGGGCGACGAACGCGTCGTCGCCGCCTACCTCGGCGAACCCTTCGAAAACGCCCCCGGCGACGAGGAAATAGCCGAAGTCGAGGCCGCCGAAGCGAACGCCGACACCACGACGGACGCCGCGCCCGCCAAGGAGAACGACCGATGA
- a CDS encoding Tat pathway signal sequence domain protein: MSGVGPVEPGEGTHAWDAVEPGDATRAWDTAESPGTDPSSPSPSPSPRAHPHPRPRTRLAHAAHTAHTALAARFPRLARSYGAHRRAALSILAACALLAGGGYLYATRPHDPQPAALAPPFPSQVVDVTYLGGHTVPPGAPPRTFAFEVLLEVDSGPPVTVTRMAQPYAGLSVTSAPRAPFRTTAGSARTIVVTMHVTECGTVPANAGLPFLDVTLRNARAIQVHSYILGPNYAQDLSDALQVACSNDFR, encoded by the coding sequence GTGAGCGGCGTCGGCCCGGTGGAGCCCGGCGAGGGCACGCACGCGTGGGACGCCGTCGAGCCCGGAGACGCCACGCGCGCGTGGGACACCGCCGAGTCCCCCGGCACGGACCCCTCGTCACCGTCCCCTTCACCCTCCCCGCGAGCACACCCGCACCCCCGCCCGCGCACCCGACTCGCCCACGCAGCCCACACGGCCCACACCGCTCTGGCCGCCCGCTTCCCCCGCCTTGCCCGTTCGTACGGCGCCCACCGCCGGGCCGCGCTCAGCATCCTGGCGGCCTGCGCCCTGCTCGCGGGCGGCGGCTACCTCTACGCGACCCGCCCCCACGACCCTCAACCGGCCGCTCTCGCACCGCCGTTCCCGTCCCAGGTCGTGGACGTCACCTACCTCGGCGGACACACCGTCCCGCCGGGCGCCCCGCCGCGGACCTTCGCCTTCGAGGTGCTCCTGGAAGTGGACTCGGGCCCGCCGGTCACCGTGACGCGGATGGCACAGCCGTACGCCGGGCTCTCCGTGACCTCGGCCCCGCGGGCGCCGTTCCGGACGACGGCGGGTTCGGCCCGCACGATCGTCGTCACCATGCACGTGACGGAATGCGGAACAGTGCCGGCGAACGCCGGACTCCCTTTCCTGGACGTAACTCTACGTAATGCGCGTGCAATACAGGTTCACAGTTACATCCTGGGCCCGAACTATGCCCAGGACCTCTCGGACGCCCTACAGGTCGCCTGTAGCAACGATTTCAGGTAA
- a CDS encoding branched-chain amino acid ABC transporter permease, giving the protein MNELPQQLVNGLLLGSMYGLVAIGYTMVYGIVQLINFAHGEIFMTGAFGALTVYAYILPDGTSMAIALPLMLVGAVMVSVTVAVGAERFAYRPLRNAPRLAPLITAIGLSLGLQQAVWAWYPEAKSARVFPQIDGGPFNIGNVTIQTGDVFLLIAAPVSMAFLGYFVMKTRTGRGMQATAQDPDTAKLMGVNTDRIIVVAFALGATFAAIGGVAYGLKYGQISFTMGFLLGLKAFTAAVLGGIGNIYGAMIGGVVLGIAETLATAYIADIPGMGQFGSNAWADVWAFVLLILVLLLRPQGLLGERVADRA; this is encoded by the coding sequence GTGAACGAACTGCCGCAGCAGCTGGTCAACGGCCTGCTACTGGGATCCATGTACGGGCTTGTCGCCATCGGCTACACAATGGTCTATGGCATCGTCCAGCTCATCAACTTCGCCCACGGCGAGATCTTCATGACCGGAGCGTTCGGCGCTCTCACGGTCTACGCGTACATATTGCCCGACGGCACATCCATGGCGATCGCCCTGCCCCTGATGCTCGTCGGAGCCGTGATGGTCTCCGTGACCGTCGCCGTGGGAGCGGAACGGTTCGCCTACCGACCGCTGCGCAACGCACCCCGCCTCGCCCCGCTCATCACCGCCATCGGCCTCTCCCTCGGCCTCCAGCAGGCCGTCTGGGCCTGGTACCCCGAGGCCAAGTCCGCCCGCGTCTTCCCCCAGATCGACGGCGGCCCCTTCAACATCGGCAACGTCACCATCCAGACCGGCGACGTCTTCCTGCTCATCGCCGCCCCCGTCAGCATGGCCTTCCTCGGCTACTTCGTCATGAAGACCCGCACCGGCCGCGGCATGCAGGCCACCGCCCAGGACCCCGACACCGCCAAGCTCATGGGCGTCAACACCGACCGCATCATCGTGGTCGCCTTCGCCCTCGGCGCGACCTTCGCCGCCATCGGAGGCGTCGCCTACGGCCTCAAGTACGGCCAGATCAGCTTCACCATGGGCTTCCTCCTCGGCCTCAAGGCCTTCACCGCGGCCGTCCTCGGCGGCATCGGCAACATCTACGGAGCCATGATCGGCGGCGTCGTCCTCGGCATCGCCGAAACCCTCGCCACCGCCTACATCGCCGACATCCCCGGCATGGGCCAGTTCGGCAGCAACGCCTGGGCCGACGTCTGGGCCTTCGTACTCCTCATCCTCGTGCTCCTGCTGCGCCCCCAGGGCCTGCTCGGCGAGCGCGTCGCTGACAGGGCGTGA
- a CDS encoding ABC transporter ATP-binding protein, translating into MTALLEVEDLRVAYGKIEAVKGISFKVEAGEVVTLIGTNGAGKTTTLRTLSGLLKPVGGQIKFNGKSLKKIPAHDIVSLGLAHSPEGRHIFPRMTIEDNLRLGAFLRNDKAGIEKDIQRAYDLFAILGERRKQAAGTLSGGEQQMLAMGRALMSQPKLLMLDEPSMGLSPIMMQKIMATIAELKSQGMTILLIEQNAQAALSLADHGHVMEVGNIVLSGTGRDLLHDESVRKAYLGED; encoded by the coding sequence ATGACCGCACTGCTCGAAGTCGAGGACCTCCGGGTCGCCTACGGCAAGATCGAAGCCGTCAAAGGCATCTCCTTCAAAGTGGAAGCCGGCGAAGTCGTCACCCTCATCGGCACCAACGGCGCCGGCAAGACGACCACCCTGCGCACCCTCTCCGGACTCCTCAAGCCCGTCGGCGGCCAGATCAAGTTCAACGGCAAATCGCTGAAGAAGATCCCCGCCCACGACATCGTCTCCCTCGGGCTCGCCCACTCCCCCGAGGGCCGGCACATCTTCCCCCGCATGACCATCGAGGACAACCTCCGCCTCGGCGCCTTCCTCCGCAACGACAAGGCAGGCATCGAGAAGGACATCCAGCGCGCCTACGACCTCTTCGCCATCCTCGGCGAACGCCGCAAGCAGGCCGCGGGCACCCTCTCCGGCGGCGAGCAGCAGATGCTCGCCATGGGCCGCGCCCTCATGTCCCAGCCCAAACTGCTCATGCTCGACGAGCCCTCCATGGGCCTGTCCCCCATCATGATGCAGAAGATCATGGCGACCATCGCCGAGCTGAAGTCCCAGGGCATGACCATCCTGCTCATCGAGCAGAACGCCCAGGCCGCCCTCTCGCTCGCCGACCACGGCCACGTCATGGAGGTCGGCAACATCGTGCTCTCCGGCACCGGCCGGGACCTCCTGCACGACGAGTCCGTCCGCAAGGCGTACCTGGGCGAGGACTGA